One segment of Apus apus isolate bApuApu2 chromosome 1, bApuApu2.pri.cur, whole genome shotgun sequence DNA contains the following:
- the SPATA13 gene encoding spermatogenesis-associated protein 13 isoform X5 codes for MVARGAMARFWSLESLQTVAADGGTESSALVDDNGSEEDYSYEELCQATPRYLQPGGEQLAINELISDGSIVYAEALWDHVTMDDQELGFKAGDVIRVLEASNKDWWWGRKEDKEAWFPASFVRLRVNQEEVPEICSSIQDEEQDADISKHRQKIAENKDQMRTNVIQEIMNTERVYIKHLKDICEGYIRQCRKHTGMFTTAQLSTIFGNIEDIYKFQRKFLKDLEKQYNKEEPHLSEIGSCFLQHQEGFAIYSEYCNNHPSACIELSKLMKQGKYRHFFEACRLLQQMIDIAIDGFLLTPVQKICKYPLQLAELLKYTTQEHSDYNNIKAAYEAMKNVACLINERKRRLESIDKIARWQVSIVDWEGPDVLARSSELIHSGELTKISKQGKSQQRTFFLFDHQLVFCKKDLLRRDILYYKDRIDMDEMEIVDTEDGRDKDFNINVKNAFKIINRATEEIHLFCAKKQEDKKRWMEACESERRRVQEDKEMGMEISENQKKQAMQNARKSRHGKMKGVSYNGCPVPPPHQSLHPIHQRHITVPTSIPQQQVFALAEPKRKPSLFWHTFNKLTPFKK; via the exons ATGGTAGCCAGGGGGGCAATGGCACGGTTTTGGAGCCTGGAGAGCCTTCAGACGG TTGCTGCAGATGGTGGGACTGAATCTTCGGCCTTAGTGGATGACAATGGCAGTGAGGAAGATTACAGTTACGAGGAGCTCTGCCAAGCCACCCCCAGGTACCTGCAGCCTGGAGGGGAACAGCTAGCGATTAATGAG CTGATAAGTGATGGCAGCATTGTCTATGCAGAAGCTCTCTGGGACCATGTGACTATGGATGATCAAGAGCTGGGCTTCAAAGCTGGAGATGTCATTAGAGTTCTAGAAGCTTCCAACAAAGACTGgtggtggggaagaaaagaggacAAAGAAGCCTGGTTTCCAGCTAGCTTTGTCAGA ctgcGAGTTAATCAGGAAGAAGTGCCAGAAATCTGTAGTAGTATCCAGGATGAAGAACAAGATGCAGATATTAGCAAGCATCGTCAGAAAATAGCTGAAAACAAGGATCAGATGAGAACCAACGTTATACAGGAAATTATGAACACAGAACGAGTCTATATCAAGCATCTCAAGGACATCTGTGAG ggTTATATTCGGCAGTGTCGCAAACACACAGGAATGTTTACCACAGCTCAGTTAAGCACCATTTTTGGAAATATTGAAGATATTTACAAGTTCCAAAGGAAGTTTCTGAAGGATCTTGAGAAACAGTACAACAAAGAGGAACCTCATCTAAGTGAAATAGGGTCATGTTTTCTTCAACAT caagaAGGCTTTGCTATTTATTCAGAGTATTGTAACAATCATCCCAGTGCCTGCATTGAACTTTCCAAACTGATGAAACAGGGCAAATACCGTCACTTCTTTGAGGCCTGTCGCTTGCTTCAGCAGATGATTGACATTGCCATTGATGGTTTTCTTCTCACGCCTGTACAGAAAATCTGCAAATACCCCCTGCAGCTTGCAGAATTGCTCAAATATACCACTCAGGAGCACAG TGATTATAACAACATAAAAGCTGCATACGAGGCTATGAAGAATGTAGCATGTCTGATCAATGAGCGAAAACGAAGATTAGAAAGCATAGACAAGATTGCACGTTGGCAAGTCTCTATTGTAGACTGGGAG GGACCAGATGTGTTAGCCAGAAGCTCAGAACTGATCCACTCAGGAGAACTGACCAAAATATCAAAGCAAGGCAAAAGCCAGCAGAGGACATTCTTCCTTTTTGACCATCAACTTGTATTCTGTAAGAAGGACTTACTGAGAAGGGACATCTTGTATTACAAAGATCGTATTGACATGGATGAGATGGAAATTGTGGACACTGAAGATGGCAGAGACAAAGACTTTAACATTAATGTCaagaatgcttttaaaataataaatagagCAACAGAAGAGATTCATTTGTTCTGTGCAAAAAAACAGGAGGATAAAAAAAGATGGATGGAAGCGTGTGAAAGTGAAAGGAGAAGAGTTCAGGAAGACAAGGAAATGG GAATGGAAATctcagaaaaccagaagaagCAAGCCATGCAAAATGCCCGTAAGTCAAGgcatggaaaaatgaaag GTGTAAGCTACAATGGGTGTCCTGTGCCTCCTCCACACCAAAGCCTGCACCCTATTCATCAGCGCCACATCACTGTGCCTACCAGCATCCCTCAGCAGCAGGTTTTTGCCCTGGCAGAACCCAAGCGGAAGCCGTCTCTCTTCTGGCACACCTTCAACAAACTCACCCCCTTTAAAAAGTGA